Genomic segment of Actinomycetota bacterium:
CCTGATGCCGGTCGGGTTGACCCTGATGGCGGCCACCGGCGCCAAGCTGGTGTTCGACCTGATCGTCCACAACCTGCGGGTGACCGGCTCCACGGTGCTGGTCGGCTTGGCCGCGTTCAACATCATGGCGATCGCCCTGCTCGCGGACCTGGTGGTCCGTCGCACCGCCGACGACTGACCCGGTTGTAGCGTCCGGCCAGGCCGGCGGCTCCGCCCCAGCCCAGGTCGGCGAGGGTGAACAGCAGCCTCGACACCACCGCGATGACGGTGCTCTGCGGTCGTGGCACGCTTGACCCGAGCAGCAGAATCAGCGCCGCCTCGCGCGCGCCCGCCCCGGCCGGGGCGACCACGAGCAGGAAGCCGACGCACCAGGCCCCGGCGAACGCGCCGGTCGAGTGGAGCAGCAGAGGGAGACCGCCGGCCACTCCGAGCTGGTGCGCGAGCAGCCACACGTGCCCGCCGTAGCACAGCCATGCGGCCAGCGCCCACCCCACTGAGCGCAGCGTGCCCGCCGTTGAAAGGCGCTGCGGCAGCGGGGCTCGCCGGGCGAGCCGGAGGGTGACTCCGAGCAGCCGGTTCAGCACGGGCGGGCTGGCCAGCAGCGCCACCAGCGGGAGCGCGAGCGCGGTCCACCAGTAGCGGCCGAGCGCTCCCAGGCCGGCCAGCGGCACGAGCACGACCGCGACCAGCAGCCCCGCGCCGAC
This window contains:
- a CDS encoding lysylphosphatidylglycerol synthase domain-containing protein, which translates into the protein MLVLILVFVALLLTQQWGQVRPLLGRLTVVGLLAATAAVLAGHLATFLSWRALLTDLGFPLPLAGSLHVFFLGQLGKYLPGSIWPAVAQMELGRDYRVPQRVSGSAVAATLLISVGAGLLVAVVLVPLAGLGALGRYWWTALALPLVALLASPPVLNRLLGVTLRLARRAPLPQRLSTAGTLRSVGWALAAWLCYGGHVWLLAHQLGVAGGLPLLLHSTGAFAGAWCVGFLLVVAPAGAGAREAALILLLGSSVPRPQSTVIAVVSRLLFTLADLGWGGAAGLAGRYNRVSRRRCDGPPGPRAGRSP